In Dama dama isolate Ldn47 chromosome 22, ASM3311817v1, whole genome shotgun sequence, the genomic window TTATAGTTGTTagaaaatattagctatattccccctgttgtataatatatccttgtagcttgttttatacctaatagtttgccCCTAATAGTTACTCCCCCACCCCTATATTGCCCCCCCTTTTCCCagtggtaaccactggtttgttctctatgcctgtgagttTATGTCTagcttatctttctttttcacaacagtaaaagatgtttatcagctTTCACAATCATTAGCCAGTGTCTAGCTTATCTTGAATCAGGTGTCCACATGCTGGTTTCATTATTTTGGTGGAAATGCTGTAATTTTCCATTCAGTGTCTGTGACACACCCATCTTCAAATCTAATTGGCTTATGGCTCTTAGATTTACCAGGCTCTTGCAGGACTCTGGTAGAGAAACTGGCTATAGTTTAGCCTTTTCACTCCATTTTACTGTATGGttagcattttgttttcttgctcCACGTTTGTTGGGTCTTTTGGTGTAGGTTGGCAATTATAGTGGATGTAAAATTTCCACCCTGCTATCGTTAAATTATAAGTACCTTTCTGTGAATTCATAatcatttaaaagatttttttttggctgcaggtcttagttgcagcatgggggatctttagctgcagaatcttttagttgtggcatgttaactcttggttgcagcatgtgagatctagttccctgaccagggagtgaacttGGGTACCCTatgttgggagctcagagtcttagccactgaactgtcagggaaggcccactgaaaagattttaaatgtgaaaataatatatgcatttaaaatgttttaaaaattagaaaaatatgcaagaaaatcatttttaatgtcGGGAAATGAACTAATCTTTGTTAATACTTTGGTGACTATCCTTCCTGTCCTTTCTCCTGTGCAGAGGAATTTTCTTGATGAGCTTGCAGACTGTGCTATATACACAATTTTACAGCCTGCTTAATGCTTTAGGTATCATAAACATTTCCCATAGTCTtcataaccatttttttttcaaaacagaagtgtcatttttcttgtttatagAATGCATACATAGCTGAGCAATTTTTGTAAAGCTTGTAAAGAGCAGAAATTACCTTGTAATTCTATTCCCCAGCTATAACCACAGTTTGTAATGGATGCACACGATGCCTTCAAAGGGACAAAGCAAGAGTTATTCAGTTAGTCACATATTTGCACACTGGTTTTTCACTATTAAGATAATTTCCTAGGAATGGGGTTTCTACATCAAAGGATACATGTATCTTGATGGCTTCTGATAGGTGTCGCTAAAGTGCTTTCCATAAAGACTTAGCTGTACAGATCACAAAAATAGAACCATTTACTTTATCTCAGGGATGCTGGCTCTCTTTTGGTGACTGCACTGTTGAACACCGAGGTGACCTgaacctcttccttcttctccactCTTATAAACctttcccattcattcattcccaaaccattcattcatttatgcagTCAGTTGGCCACATTTATGGAACAGGACAAGTCATATCTCAGTCCAGGatattaagaaacaaaacaaaaacctacagTATTGCTGGAGAAGAAGAGTATAAAGTGACaccatttctaaaaagaaaaaactcagagAAAGGGAAGTCATGTGTTTAGTTGGAGAGGTATAAGTTCTTGAGCAGGAGAAACCTGGGTTCCTATCACAGCCCTCCTATTGGCTTGGGCTGGAGTCTGTCTCCTAGTCTGTAGCATGGACATGGCACCATACTGAGTGTTTGAGGGTGTTGGCAGTCAGGCACCTGATGCCTGGCTGGTGCTTGGTGTACAGGCAGTTACTCTGAAAGAGCTCAGCCTGTTAATGTGAGAGTAGCAGGATTAACAGGGCACTACAGAGATGTGGGGGTCAGAGGGACTCATTCACCTTTAGGAGACGGGAGAGATTCATGGAGCAGGAGATTATCTGGGCTTCGTCTGGAAGGACTCGGGTCCTTGAGAGGTTCACTGGGGGATTGCTAGGGCATTTCACTGCTTGCTCTAAAATGATGTTTGGCAGCAATTTCTGCATTTCAGTTTGGACATGGGCACGCAGTACATAATACCTCACATTTTATAGTGGCTCCAGACTTTTCAGAAAAGGACTTTCATATCCATTATTCTCATCATGGCAGCTCTAGAGGTTGGCTGGGCAGAAATTACTCCCATTTGCTGGTGAATAGGGGACCAAATCTCAGCCTTCCTGCTCCCAGCCCAGCTCTTCCCACTGCCGCATGCTGTTAGCAATGAactcctttccttttttgctcaGCTCAGTCTGGGACTTGGTCTGCATGGCAGAGCCCAGCCTGTGTCCTGGGCTGCCTCCTGGGAGCTAAGTGAGCTAAGTGAGCATCAGCCCACAGCCGTGTCCCCGCTGGATGGATGTGTAGCCAGACTCAGGTAGAGGGGCAGGACCAAAATCAGTACTAGGGATTTCCATGACTCCAGAATTCCTGACCCTGAGGGCCGAGATCCTTCTGTGATGTTCTGTCCCAAGACACGTACTTGGGCACCCAGCACCCATGGTGCTCAGGAGAACAAGTCCCTCGTCACAGCAATCCTTGAGGGGGCCGCATCCTGGAGGGACTAGCTCTCCCACATGTTATGGATGCCTTGCTGGAAAGGGCCCTCAGCACCCTTGCCCACCCCCGGGGCCGCAGCTTGGCTGACGCTGCCACTCTGCCTGCTTGCTCCCTCTGTCTTGGCGGTGCCAGTGCAGCAGCTCCTGGAGGATGGCGCGGACCCCTGTGCAGCTGACGACAAGGGCCGCACTGCCCTGCACTTTGCCTCCTGCAATGGCAACGACCAGATTGGTGagtcctggggaggagggggaggggggctgggcgAGTATTCTCCCTTCAGAGGCGCTGGGGGACAGcacaggggggtggggggctgctggAGGTGAGGAAGGCTGGACCCTCCCACGCCTCTGGCCTGTGGAACTGGCACTGCCAGACTAAGGCGGGGCCCACCTGGGGAAAGAATGAGATCGACCCCAAGGTCGGACCGGACCTTCCAGACTTTCAAGCAACATTTACTCAGTGCTAAGGGCAGCAGTGGGACAGCCCACCCCcaaacccaattttttttttccccagaagtcTTTTTAGGATGTGGTGTAACTTGCAAACAGTGAAGTCTCTGTGTCCTTACACCGCTGTGTCCACCTCCTGGATCAAAATATAGAATCTTTTCAGCGCctggcatcctgtctcatgccCCTTAAGAGCCTTAACTAGCAGCCACAGCTGTTGGGAGAACTTTCTTTAACCCTAAAACTTCAGTCCCTTAATACCTGCAGAGGCTCAGGGACCCTCCCAGAAGCCTTAGTTCATGGCGCTCAGCGTCCTGCACGCAAGTCTCATGAGTGAGCAAGGGAGTGAAACTGCGCAGGGCAGGGTACTGGTATTCAGTGTTCCGTGGAGGGGTGGGGGCTAGGATGCTGCCAGTAGAAGCCCCCAATGGCTCCTCTGGGGCTTTCCTGTTTCCAGTGCAGCTGCTTCTGGACCACGGAGCCGACCCCAACCAGCGAGATGGGCTGGGGAACACGCCACTGCACCTGGGTAAGTGCCTGGCGAGCTGCCAAGACAGGCTCCTTTGATGGAGAGCCTGGGGTCCTGCAGACCCCCAGCAGGCTCTCCTGTCTCCTGGGGAGAGCCTGAGTCCCCGGGGCCGCACTCCCCTTGGGCTGTGTCCATGGCTGTCCCCATCCACTATTGGTTGGCTGTGCCCCAAGCAGAGCTGATTTCACAACCTGAACTGGCTCAGCAGCAGCTCTGCCAGGGGAGGTTCTCGCCCTGCGGCCAACTCTCATCATGGCTTGTGGTGAGGCGGGTCCCgcctcccagcctcagtttccccagctgtgTAGGGAGGGAGTTGGGTTTGATCGCTGAATCCCCCCAGTTGCTGCCTCGGTGATGCGTCTTGGGGAGTAATCTGGCACCTGAACCCTCAGAGACAGTCCTGCTCCCTCCGCGGGCACCCAGGACCAAGCCCCTCGTGGTCCTGAACTCTCAGTCCCTGTTCTCCTTCCTCAGCGGCCTGCACCAACCACGTCCCCGTCATCACCACGCTGCTGCGAGGAGGTGAgtgctcccctctccctcctccctcctcctccccccactcAGCATGCTCACCACTGCCTGTTTCCCCCAGGTGCCCGGGTGGACGCCCTGGACCGAGCGGGACGCACGCCTCTGCACCTGGCTAAGTCCAAGCTCAACATCCTGCAGGAAGGCCATTCCCAGTGCCTGGAGGCCGTGCGGTTGGAGGTGAAGCAGGTGAGCACCCCGCTCGGCTGAGCCTGCAGCACTGAGCGGTGACTTCATAGTTCATGTGGACCCCAGCGGACACCGGGTCCAGCGCGCCCCTGGGCAGCAGCCTTGGGCTGCTCTGTGCCTGCCGGCACACCCTCAGCCTGCCTTCTGGTTTCAGATCATCCAGATGCTGAGGGAGTACCTGGAGCGCCTTGGGCGGCACGAGCAGCGAGAGCGGCTTGACGACCTCTGCACCCGCCTCCAGATGACAAGCACCCGCGAGCAGGTGAGGGCAGCTGTGGTCCAGACCCCGGCCTGGCAGGAGCCTCAGGGCCAGCCAGTCCCTGCTctgaggctggagagagaggCGTGGCTGCTGGTTGCCGTCCTCTGTGGGTCTCAGAGCCTTTGTCCACCTCTCTGGAAGCGGCCTGGGTCCTTCTCTCTGGGGCAGCGAGGATTCACCCTTGGACAGCTGTCCCATAGTCCGGGGTGAAGCCCTCACAGCCTCTGGGAAGAGAGACAGTGCCTGCCTCCACGCCTGTGGTGCTGTGGGGGGAGATCCGGGGCACCCCCTCacagagccttggtttcctcccgCAGGTGGACGAAGTGACCGACCTGCTGGCCAGCTTCACCTCCCTTAGCTTGCAGATGCAGAACATGGAGAAGAGGTAGCGAGAGAGGCTCCCTGCCGTCCCGCTCTGctgcccgccccaccccgcccgctGTCCTCTCATTACAAAGAAAAGGCCTGGTGCCTGGGACCCGGTCTGCTGAGGCCTCATCCCAGCTGCTGGAGGCAGAGGCGTTCTCTCACTGACCTCAGTGCTGCTCCCAGCCGCGGTCTCTGTCGTGTCCATGGGCCGACACCACAGCCCCCAGCTTCTTCCTTTGGCTCCCGCAGCACCACAGCCACGCCTCAGCCCTGGCTGACTTGACATGTGCTCTCCTCACAGGCCTCGCTTGTCCCACAGCCTCCCTGTGCCCTCGGCAGGCCCCAGACCCTCCTCTGAGTCCCCTCCCGGCCGTGGGCTTGTTGCAGCCAGCCGGGTGGGCTTAGGGCAGGCACCCTCTGGCCTGGGGGCTTCTTGGCTGGCCCTGCACCTCTCACCAGCACTTAAGTCAGGCTTGTCAGCGGACTTGCAAGGAGACATGGCAGCTAGTTTCTTTGGTTTGGAAGGGGTCAGGGGGTTGGTGAAGCCTAGACCTTAGAAATACAAGGTTAGGGAGGACCTAGCTGAACCCAAAGCAGAAAATCCTGGGCCCTTTTTTCCCCAGTCACTGAAACACCAGGAGGGTGTAGCCTTTCTGCAGCCTAGTTGTAGTAGGCGAGGAGTGGCCCTCAAGATGGCCATCTTCTAATCCCAGGAACCAGTGAACATCACCTTATATGAcgaaagggactttgcagatgtcatTAAGCTAAGTTCTTTAGACAGGgcgattatcctggattatccaggcaagccTGTTGTGATCACATGGATCCTTATTAGAAGGAAGCAGCAGCTCAGAGAGGAAGTAGGGGACATAGTAACCGCGAGGCGGGGGTCACAAGGCAAGGAATGCAGGCGGCCTCCAGTAGCTGGAAAAaacaaggagggcttccctggtgggccagtggttaagaatcagcctgccaatgcaagggacacaggtttgatccctggtctgagaaaatcccacatgcctccaggcaactaagcctgcgtgccGAAACCACTGAAGCCcgagcaaagcaatgaagacccagtgcagccaaaaaataaattaaaaaaataaggcaaggaaatggattcttccTTCATAACTTCCAGAAGGAACcaacctgctgacaccttgattttagctcagAGAGACAGGTTTCAAATTCTGACtgccagaactgtaagagaataaatttgtgttgttttaagctactagatttgtggtaatttgttgcaGTAGTGAAGGGAAACTAATATGCTAGTAAAGGCTCAAAAACTCACAACCCGGCAACTTCTACCCTGGCAGAAGCCGACATTCCCCTTGGGGCTCAGAGATGCACAAGGCAGCACCCCCTCCTGGCAGGGATCTGCCACAGCGGGGAAGCCTGAAGGGAAGGCCTGCCAGACCCAGCTGTCTCCCAGAAAACATTTGACTACGAAGTTAAGATAGACTTTTCCCAAATTGTCAGTGCCGGTTCTGCTCTGGCTCTGCCCCACTTTCCCTCTCGCCAGACTGAGTCCTGGCTGCTTTTCAGGAAGTGGGGAGTTTGTCTCCCAAATCCCAGCTTGATCAGATCTGAGTGGAACTCATGGAACCTAGCTCTTCCCCAGACtctaaagaagaaaggaacaacagactggttccaaataggacaaggggtacgtcaaggctgtatattgtcaccctgcttatttaacttaaatgcagagtacatcatgagaaacagtgggctggaagaagcacagctggaatcaagattgccaggagaaatatcaataacctcagatatgcagatgacaccacccttacggcagaaagtgaagaggaactaaaaagcctcttgatgaaagtgaaagaggagagtgaaaaagttggcttaaagctcagcattcagaaaactaagatcatggcatctggtcccaccacttcatgacaaatagatgggtaaacagtggaaacagtgtcagactttatttttttgggctccaaaatcactgcagatggtgactgcagccatgaaattaaaaggcacttactccttggaaggaaagttatgaccaacctagatagtatattaaaaagcaaagacattaccttgccaacaaaggtccatctagtcaaggctgtggtttttccagtggtcatgtatggatgtgagagttggactgtgaagaaagctgagcgctgaagaattgatgcttttgaactgtggtgttggagaagactcttgagagtcccttggactgcaaggagatccaaccagtccatcctaaaggagatcagtcctgggtgttcattggaaggactgatgctgaagctgaaactccaatactttggccacctcatgcaaagagttgactcattggaaaagaccctgatgctgggagggattgggggcaggaggagaaggggacgacagatggttgcatggtatcaccgactcgatggacatgagtttgagtaaactccaggagttggtgatggacagggaagcctggcgtgctgcgattcaaaagtcgcaaagagctggacacgactgagcgactgaactgaactgaaagaagaaaggaCCTTGGGGGAGAGAAAGGCAGGGGGTGAGATTCAGGCGGGGGGCTGCCTCCTGGGCCCTGGGCGTAGGGAAGCTGCAAGCCCCATCGGGTTGCCAGAGTTGGGGAAGATACCCTCCCTgaggctggggagagaggaaggtaGATAATGCAGTAGCAATCCCGCATGCCCCAGCcaaaagaataagtaaatatgtttaaaaagagaaaacatgcaAGTGCGCCCTGAGCGGGCTGAGCGGGGCAGGGCAAGATGGAGAACCTGACGGAGGTTGCCCACACAGGAGTCAGCTCTCTTACTAGCTGCTCGGGGAATTAACCAAGTTTGTGGGGGAAGCAGTGGGGAGAGCAGTGGtggcaggaagaaaaaaaatccacgtCTGTTGATTTCACCTTCTGGGTAGGGTCCTTTTCTCTATACCTCCCATTTCATTCATGTTGGAAATGCCTCTCAGCACTCGCTTTACACTCACCAATGTTCCAGGTGGGAACATAACagggaaagaaaacacaaaatcccTGCCACGCAAATGGTGGTAATGCTTGGAGAAGGATATTCACGAGATAGCTGGCCTTCCAAACAGATAGCTGTTTGCCAGAGTGACCCAGCCGTGCAGCTGGGCTGGAACCTGGACTCACCCCCCAAAGCTCATGCTTCCACCACGCCTGAAGTCAGAGTCTTCTCAGAAGCAGTTTCCTAAAACTGAGGGCCACAACATTTGTTGACCTCCTGCTATGTGCCAGCAGGCCCATACAAGCCCTTTGATTTAGTGTTTGCAGTCAAAGGGTAGCCAGCGGCCTTGCTCACTATTATAGATGCACaagattgaggctcagagaggaactTGCTTGAGGTCAGATAGCAGCACATGACCCAGCCCAGTCCAGGAATTCCCAAAGTGCCGATCTCCCCAATGTTCATAAGACACAGTAGACACCCATGGACCTTACTGAGTAAATATCTCTCCCTGTGTGGGTAGGGGTGGGCCCTTCCTCACTGAGCACATGGCGCAGTGTGCCTGGTATACAAGGCCTGCACCTGGTCACCGAGGGGAGAGAGGACAGGGCGGAGTCATGGGACTGAGCTGGGTCTGGAATGGTCTTTGCCAATCTTTGGTGGCTGCCCAAACTATTATAGGCCTTCTGAGGTGGTCAGAGAGCTGGGAGCAGTGTGAGCCAGGCCTGGCAGATGGACAGACACAAGTTGGCTGTGGGACCAGGAGATGGCATGGAAAACGTGGGGCCCAGGAGCGTGAGGGGCTGGCCAGAGAGGCAGGTGAGACCAGGCTgcagagatcctgaggtcagaaGATTTGCCCTGGCAACAGAAAGCCGGTGAGGCAAGCTGTCACCTCTACCCTTGAGGTCATAAGCGCCCTTACCTAGAGCAATCACCATGAGCTCCAGGGAAAAGACCCCTCCCCTCAGATCCCCAAACTGCTTCAGATGCCGAGCCCAAGCCAGGGTCAGGAGGACAGGACGCTGGACTGATACATACCTGGATAATCCAACAAAGTTCCCAGCACCCCCCAGCTATAGGGAATGAGAGCCCAAAGCCCCTGATGCCGACTCTCCAGCAAACACTGAGGCCCGTACCTGCAGGGAGATATGATCAGTTCACTTGACAGTTGAGGAAACGAACTCAAGGCAGCAAAGGAGTCTTGTCCAAAGCCCCAGACCAGGGCCCAGAGTGGTCCCTTGTCTCTGTGACTGGCCCATGCCAGCCTAGTGACGTTCTCCCACTTTGGAAGCTGGGGAGGATGGCACGTTTATTAAATGCCCTTGGCCATCAGCAtgtgcaggaggcaggaggcaggaggaggcagaggcaggTGAATTGAGCCTCCTCAGTTGGATTGTGAGGGTTCTTGGGgctttgtttcctttcctttttttttttggccacaccatgcagcttgtgggatcttagttccccaaccagggactgaacttcaGCCCCTGCAGTAGAAACTTGGAATCCTaacctctagaccaccagggaagtctcagattGTGAGGGTTTTTAGGGTTTTGATGGAGGCAAGGATCTGCCCAGGAGAGCCCTAGAAACCTCTCACATAGGTGGCGGCAGCCAGGAAGCAACCTGTGGCGGTGTGCCTGCATCGCAACCTAGCTTAGGCGGCTCAGTTCCATAGTCCTACGAGTTCAGCTGCAAAGTGcaggagccaggattcaaaccaggTGATGTGGCTCATAGTCCGTGTCTTGACCCCTGCACTGCGCCGCCTCTCTGAGTTGACCTGACAGGCTCACCATGCCCAGCCCAGCACCCTCCCCAGAACCACAGCCATCCAGAGCACCCCCAGGAACTCCCAACTGGCACCCCTTTGCCCCTCAACCCCTCCTCACAACCCTTCCCCCTGTTTCAGGCTCAACCCTACGCAAAGCCCAAGCTGCTAAAGCAAGGTGGCATCAAGCAGATGCCTCAATAAATCAGTCTTGTCCTCTTAAGTCAGAAACAATTCCACCCCCACAGCCGGTCCTTCTGGCTTCATGCCATCTTGGATCCAGCCGGCAACTTGCAAATGAGCCCTGCATCCAGGCTAAGGACTAATGTTCATTCATAGGGAAACTCGGGGTGGTTAATTGGTATTTATGTCCCCAGGTACACACCCTGAAGTTGATAGATGGTGCTGTTCCTGTCAgctgaaggcagggagagagacTGGTTAACATGGTTGTGCCAAGGTCCTCACCTTGCCCACCCTGCCCGGGGCTGAGTTTCACCTTGGCTACATTTGCTACACGGGGCCGGCTGGTGGTAGGGGTCACCATTGCACATTCGAATTCCTccctccccttaaaaaaaaaacaactcctaTCTTCCCAAAAGACCATGAAACTGAAATCAGACCAACTTGAATTAGACCCCAGCTCTGGGACTACCTCTGCgatcttgggcaagtgacttaatttctctgagcctcagtttctccaaatTCAAACTCTAAAGCAGATGAGACACACCTTCCAGGGCCAAGTACAAGGTCTGAAATACAAGAGGTGCCTAGTTCACCACTGCCCCACGGACACCCTCACCATGTTCCCCAGGCCCCTCATCTCAATGCGTTCCCACCGAGCTCAACATCCCCCCACTGCCACCCCCAGTAGCCTAAGCCAGAAGGCTGGGTGTTATCTGGGACAttgctctcccccaccccataaCATTTAATCACTATTTAGCCCCAGCAATTGTACCTCGTATGTGGTTGTCCCATCTGTCCACGTCTCTCTACCCACTGCCACATCTTGGATGCCTTCATTTCTCTGGGTTCTCACACTAGCCTCTTAACTAGTCTGCCCAGCCTCAGCCTCATTCTGCTCTCCCTCCCCAGGTATAGTCTGCCTTGCAGCCAGAAAGAGTTCCCTCGAGAATATATCTGATTCGGTCACTCTTTTGTTCAAAACCTTTCCATGAGTCCCCCTGCCCTCAGGACAAAGTACAGTCTTGGTTACAGACAGGATTTAGAGAATCCTTTGCAGCTGCCTCCCCTGAcctctcccacctcacctcctgCTGAGGCTCCATGTACCCTGTCCCAGGCCCTGGGCTCATCTGCTGTGCCTGAGTCGAGGTGGAGGACTCCAGGTGGCCTGTGCACACGTTCTCCCGTCTCTCCCTTCCACATCTGCCCTGACTCACACTTCAGGGCTTGGCTTGGGTATCACCTCCTGCTGGAAATCTTCTCTGCCTCTCCAAGCTGGGTAGGACCCTTCCCTGGGCTCCCACAATCCCCCATGCTTCTGTCTTGCTTTCCTGCAGGAGAACTCTGTACTGAGTAGGTGTTCAGACATGAATGCTGCAGGATCATCCCTAACAGGTTGGTACAAACGGGAGGGTGAGAGGGTTACATAATTCGAATCTCCTTCCAAATAAGAGGAGCTCCATCCTCTTAGGCTGGCTCGAGACCTCGTAGGAGGCTGAGGTCAAGTGGATTCTCCTGGGCCCCAGGGGCAGTGGCCGGGGCTCATTCAGCCTCTGGACAGCCGGATTGCCTGCCTGTGGTCCTCCAGGACTCAACTCTTTCCACCAAAGTATTACAACCATCTGCTCTTCCACGCATTTCATTAGCCTCCTGAAGcagacccaggagcctcaggggctGAGCCTAAGCCCAGCATCAGGCCATCAATCTTCCTGCCAAATCCATGGCAAAAATAatctcccagccccagccccaggccaggCCCTTGGTGGTagctttcctgacccagggctcacaGAGCAGCCTCTGGGTTGGATCCTTGCTGCAAGCCTGGCACCTCCAACCCAGCCTCTACACAGCAACCCAGGGCCCCTCCCTTCCTGAAAACCAGTGGCATCACTGCCTGCCTGAAAGGATGGAGTTCCTGATCCCCTCCCCCCGCCAGCTGACCTAGGAGGCACATGTGACCTCACTGCAcccaccctccctgcctccccagagCCCACCCCACCCTATCCCACTCTGCTTCAGCTACACAAACCCACTTACTGCTCCCACCTGTACCTGCCCTGGCCTTTGCTCTGCCTGGCAGGCCTGTCCCATCTTTTCCCAAGAAAATGCATATTAAATGTCATCTCCTCTGGGTATCCTGCTTGGACTGGCCAAGGAAGGCAGGCATTTCCTACTCTGGGCCCTGTGTACTTTTCTGTTATGGCCCCATGACACAGTGCTAtcctttcttcttttgatttctgGCTCTCCAGCTAGACTAAGAGCTCCCAGAAGGCAGGGGCCAGGCCAAATTCACATCATCTCTGACTTCCTCTCAAGGGCTAGATTAAGGCAGGCACTCAAATGTTTGAGggataaagaaggaagaaagggtcaCGCCTTGCCTTCCCTGGCACCTCTGTCCTCCTGTATCATATATCAGCCGTGCGCCTACTCTGGACCAGGCTGTATGGCCCTCCATTAGTCGGGGTGTCTGGGCTTCTTTATCTAGCTCCAATGGGCCAGAGAGACCCATTCAGAAGCAGGAGTCAGAAGCAGGAGGCCTCAGGGTCCAGCCAGGGCCTGGGCTGTATGACTATCCCTCTGCCAGGCCACCATGCAGGGCTTTCACTGACGgacccctcccccaggcctggAGTTTCATGCCAGTTCAGGCTCTGGCTGTCACTCCCTGGCTGGGCGCTTGTCTCCTGCCCATCCTGTTTGCAGTGGGTCACCTGTCCGTGCCCACAGAGGTGACTGTGGAGAAGTACCAGCCCACCTGGGTGGCTGGACCAACCACAGCATAGGCCACCCTGGGAGACTTTGTTCCGAACTTCGGCTTCGTGGGCTCTCACCATTGTTGTGTGTAGCAATCTTGTCAGATGCTCTTAGATGTTTTTCCAACACTTCCTGGGCTGTCCCGGGAGCCATTCCTCTCGCCCAGTTAGGATCCTGGCTCTTCCTCAATTTTGCCACTTGGCTATGATCAAGTACCTCGTCTCGAGCCTCAGTTTTCACTTCTGCAAATGGAAGTCATATCCCTTGCCTGTTGGTGCGAGGCACGGATGAGGCAGGGGAGGTGTGAGTGATGGCCGTGGGGAGACAGAGGCCACCCTGGGGGCTGCAGAAGCGGCAGCATCAtggcccctgccctccaggaAACTCTCCCACTGCTGCAGCCTGAGTCAGTCGGGGACATCTTGGCAGAGACCGGGGAGAAAGAGCTGGGGACCAGGTGTCAGCCCTGGTGCTGGGCCCTGGCGGCactggcttcccagctggctctcaGCCTCCCCCTGAGAAGGCTGACTGCCactctgatccctgggtctgtgGCAGGTGGCAGGCAGTGAGGAGGTCTCAGCAGCTGCCCAGTGTCAAGGAGGGCCTTTCCAGGGTGCCCAGCAGCTGGGGCATGTGTGCCGGGGAGACAGAGAATTGGAAGGTCTCAGCCAGAAGCTAATAAACAATATTGGCTTACGGTGAGGGAGGAAGTGGGCAGCTCCACACCATTGGGACTGATCTATTGGTTAATTAGGAGATTTCCACAGCCACAGACTATGCCAGCTGTGTGTAGGGCCAGGTAGGGAGGGGGGCCACAGGGTAATCAGGGCTGCTGGAAGGCCAGCTGGGGTCTGAGTATGGCTCAATGTCTCCCCTGAGCCAGGAGCCTCAAGTGGCTGAAGGAATAATGTGAGGGGTTGGGGTCAGGCAGTGGACCTAGGACTTGACGGCTGGGGCACACCCATCAAGACCCGCTGTCCTGAGTACCTAAACAGAATTCTGCTATAGCAGGGGAGTGGGGGCCCTCTGTGGTTTCCAGGGCAGCCAGTTGAGTATGGGGAT contains:
- the ANKRD54 gene encoding ankyrin repeat domain-containing protein 54 isoform X1 codes for the protein MAAAAGGAEDESRSGRSSSDGECAVAPEPLTGPEGLFSFADFGSALGGGAGLPGRASSGAQSPLRYLHVLWQQDAEPRDELRCKIPAGRLRRAARPHRRLGPTGKEVHALKRLRDSANANDVETVQQLLEDGADPCAADDKGRTALHFASCNGNDQIVQLLLDHGADPNQRDGLGNTPLHLAACTNHVPVITTLLRGGARVDALDRAGRTPLHLAKSKLNILQEGHSQCLEAVRLEVKQIIQMLREYLERLGRHEQRERLDDLCTRLQMTSTREQVDEVTDLLASFTSLSLQMQNMEKR
- the ANKRD54 gene encoding ankyrin repeat domain-containing protein 54 isoform X2; protein product: MPTMWKQQLLEDGADPCAADDKGRTALHFASCNGNDQIVQLLLDHGADPNQRDGLGNTPLHLAACTNHVPVITTLLRGGARVDALDRAGRTPLHLAKSKLNILQEGHSQCLEAVRLEVKQIIQMLREYLERLGRHEQRERLDDLCTRLQMTSTREQVDEVTDLLASFTSLSLQMQNMEKR